In one Corallococcus sp. EGB genomic region, the following are encoded:
- a CDS encoding putative toxin-antitoxin system toxin component, PIN family, whose amino-acid sequence MPAIRSVVLDTNVVLDVFVFDDVFTQPLKQALHSGALTAWADRHTLKELALVLAYPSFKLASEAQQAVRDAYGALVRVAEGEGAPVELPPCRDRDDQKFLELAARAGASWLVSKDQRVLSMGGGRRLPFDVLSPRRAAQVLEAEGFTHSA is encoded by the coding sequence GTGCCTGCCATTCGTTCCGTGGTGCTGGACACCAATGTGGTGCTGGATGTGTTCGTCTTTGATGACGTCTTCACCCAGCCGCTGAAGCAGGCACTGCATTCGGGAGCGCTGACGGCATGGGCGGACCGGCACACGCTCAAGGAGCTGGCGCTGGTGCTCGCCTATCCGTCCTTCAAGCTGGCGTCGGAGGCGCAGCAGGCCGTGCGTGATGCATATGGCGCGCTCGTGCGGGTCGCTGAAGGGGAGGGCGCTCCGGTGGAGTTGCCGCCGTGCCGGGACCGGGATGATCAGAAGTTCCTGGAGCTGGCGGCTCGCGCCGGGGCTTCGTGGCTGGTGAGCAAGGACCAGCGCGTGCTGTCGATGGGCGGCGGGCGGCGGCTTCCTTTCGACGTGCTCTCGCCGCGCCGGGCCGCGCAGGTGCTGGAGGCGGAAGGCTTCACGCACAGCGCCTGA
- a CDS encoding CAP domain-containing protein, protein MKPSSRSLCLTLLSAAALLGGCGGEEALTQEGGGVVVPPVQTESAGNGLSASAAYCDDVTTWDPAWVKFEDDVLTLINQRRAAGATCGEVVKPAVGALTNNAKLRCAARKHSKDMGTNNFFDHTGSNGSTPWQRMTSAGYSYRTAAENIAAGYGSAQAVVDGWMASTGHCNNIMNGALKETGIGYYNAPSSTYRAYWTQDFGTP, encoded by the coding sequence ATGAAGCCCTCGTCCCGTTCGCTGTGTCTGACGTTGCTGAGCGCCGCCGCCCTGCTGGGCGGCTGTGGAGGCGAGGAGGCGCTCACGCAGGAGGGAGGAGGCGTTGTCGTGCCGCCGGTCCAGACGGAGTCCGCTGGCAACGGGTTGAGCGCGAGCGCCGCGTATTGCGATGACGTGACGACGTGGGACCCGGCGTGGGTGAAGTTCGAGGATGACGTGCTCACGCTCATCAACCAGCGCCGCGCCGCGGGCGCCACCTGTGGCGAGGTGGTGAAGCCGGCGGTGGGCGCGCTCACGAACAACGCCAAGCTTCGCTGCGCGGCGCGCAAGCACTCCAAGGACATGGGCACGAACAACTTCTTCGACCACACGGGCTCCAATGGCTCCACGCCGTGGCAGCGCATGACGTCCGCGGGCTACAGCTACCGGACGGCGGCGGAGAACATCGCCGCGGGCTATGGCTCCGCCCAGGCGGTGGTGGATGGCTGGATGGCCAGCACGGGACACTGCAACAACATCATGAACGGCGCGCTGAAAGAGACGGGCATCGGCTATTACAACGCGCCGTCCAGCACGTACCGCGCCTACTGGACACAGGACTTCGGCACGCCGTAG
- a CDS encoding cysteine desulfurase-like protein encodes MPSPFAEHFPALRSGFSYLDNAAGAQVPTHCIDAIHQFLTGGSCNVGQPYPASRVATALKARAREETAEFLHCRPDEVMLGPSATALTFQVGRAFSRLFQAGDEVVLSELEHESNAAPWRALEAQGVKVTTWRASWPEGRLDIAELRKLVTPRTRLVAVSAAANSVGATPDLASAAEVARGVGAWLFVDAVHSSPHHLPDVRAWGADFAVFSPYKVFGPHLGCLYVRRELLAGLPADKLWFMPDDGPQKFEPGTANHEGWAGWLGSLRYLRDVLGGGQPGREGLARAFQRIAQLEQPLLETALEQLSRHPRVRLYGPRTSAGRVATFCFNVTGLAPRAVAEHLAEQGVGVAAGHYYATMAAQALGLMPDGAVRASLLHYNTAEDVGRLLAALDSLP; translated from the coding sequence ATGCCCTCCCCCTTCGCCGAGCACTTCCCCGCGCTGCGGTCCGGCTTCAGCTACCTGGACAACGCCGCGGGGGCGCAGGTGCCCACGCACTGCATCGACGCCATCCATCAATTCCTCACGGGTGGAAGCTGCAACGTGGGCCAGCCCTATCCTGCCTCTCGCGTGGCCACCGCGCTCAAGGCCCGCGCGCGCGAAGAGACGGCGGAGTTCCTCCATTGCCGGCCCGACGAGGTGATGCTCGGGCCCAGCGCCACCGCGCTCACCTTCCAGGTGGGCCGGGCGTTCTCGCGCCTCTTCCAGGCAGGCGACGAGGTGGTCCTCTCCGAATTGGAGCACGAATCCAACGCGGCCCCGTGGCGCGCGCTGGAGGCGCAGGGCGTGAAGGTGACGACCTGGCGCGCGAGCTGGCCAGAGGGCCGGCTGGATATCGCGGAGCTGCGGAAGCTCGTCACGCCGCGCACGCGGCTGGTGGCGGTGTCCGCGGCGGCGAACTCCGTGGGCGCAACGCCGGACCTGGCCTCGGCGGCGGAGGTGGCGCGCGGCGTGGGCGCGTGGCTGTTCGTGGACGCGGTGCACTCCAGCCCGCACCACCTGCCGGACGTGCGGGCGTGGGGCGCGGACTTCGCGGTCTTCTCTCCGTACAAGGTCTTTGGTCCGCACCTGGGCTGTCTGTACGTGCGGCGCGAGCTGCTCGCGGGGCTCCCCGCGGACAAGCTGTGGTTCATGCCGGACGACGGTCCGCAGAAGTTCGAACCCGGCACGGCGAACCACGAGGGCTGGGCCGGGTGGCTGGGCTCGCTGCGCTACCTGCGTGACGTGCTGGGCGGTGGCCAGCCGGGGCGCGAGGGATTGGCGCGGGCCTTCCAGCGCATCGCGCAGCTGGAGCAGCCGCTGCTGGAGACCGCGCTGGAGCAGCTGTCCCGGCACCCGCGCGTGCGACTCTACGGCCCCAGGACCTCCGCCGGGCGCGTGGCCACCTTCTGCTTCAACGTCACGGGCCTGGCACCGCGCGCCGTGGCCGAGCACCTGGCGGAGCAGGGCGTGGGCGTCGCGGCGGGGCACTACTACGCGACGATGGCGGCCCAGGCGCTGGGGCTCATGCCCGACGGCGCGGTGCGCGCCTCGCTGCTGCACTACAACACCGCGGAGGACGTGGGGCGGCTGCTCGCGGCGTTGGATTCGCTTCCCTGA